The DNA window GTCGCGGATCAGTTCGAAGGCGAGCTGCGAATTCGGCGGGAGATCCGTGCGCAGCGCCTCTTGCAGTTTGGCGACAGTTTCGGCGCGGAAGTCGTCGTTCGGGATGTTCTGGGACTTACGCGCTTCAGCGATCTGGACGCTCAACTTGTCTTGTTGCGCCTTCAGTGCCGCAGCCGAACTGACTTCATGGACTAAGCGAAGTTCGAGTTGCCCGGTTCGTTTGATCAGGTCGAGCGCGCGGTCCGGATCTTTGAGACCTGGGAGTTCGATCGCAATCCGATCCGCGCCTTGGCGGCGGATGTCCGGTTCGCCGACGCCGTAGCGATTGATCCGGTTGCGCACCGATTCCGTGGCTTGGGCCACGACGCCGTCGTTGATGGTGTCGAGATATTCTTTGGAGAGCGCGAGCCGTGCTTTCGGTTGGGTGGCCGGCGCATCCGGTGTTGTGGTGTCTGGCGTGTCGAGTCGCTGCAGGTTGCAGGTGCGGCGATAATCGCGGCTCTTGTCGCGTAACGACTCCAACGCGGCCAATGCGGCCTCGGACGGGAACGTGATTTCGACTTGGCCCGGTGTGGTCTGGGTCAGGCTCACGGGTGCGAAGGCCTTGTCTTGTTCTTCAAGCTGACGACTGAGTTCGTTGACGAACAAGTCGGTCTTGCGGCGCAGCGCGTCTTGGAGGTTGACCTCCAACTCCACGTAGATGCCGCCTTGCAGGTCGAGTCCTAATTTCAGTCCGTGCCGTGGGAGCAGTTCGAAGTACCACGGGACCGCTTCGCCGGCCGCTTCGAGTGCGTCACGCTTGGCCTCGGTCCCGAGCAATGTCGGGAGCAGGAGGTAACAGCCGAGGCAGAGCGATGCGAGGACCAGCCAGAATTTATATTTCCAACCGCTGCTCATGCCGCCACCGGTTTGTTGGTCTTCGAGGGGATCGACGCGACTTGGTCGCGGTTCATCTTCACGTGCACGTTCTTCGCGATTTCCACTTGGATGGTGCCGTTATCGATGTTGGTCACGCGTCCGTGGATGCCGCTGCGAGTGATGATTTCATCCCCTTGGGCGAGGCTGGCGATCAGGCTCTGCAATTGGCGCTGTTGCTTCTGTTGCGGGCGAACAACCAGGAAATAGAACACCGCGAAGACGAGCAGCATCGGGAGTAACATTCCGGCGATGCCGCCGGTCGGGGCGGCTTGTTGGGCAAGGGTCAAGATCATGATGTTCTCCTTCGTTCTAGTACGGTGGATTTGAAGTCAGGGAAATTGCCTGCCGCTATCGCAGTGCGCGCGTTGGCTAGCAAACGGAGATAGAAATGTAAATTATGAATTGTATTCAGTCGCGCGCCTAAAATCTCCTTCGCTTGGGCCAAATGGTGCAGATAGCTGCGCGAGTAGCGGCGGCAGGTGTAGCAGTCGCAGTCGGGGTCGAGCGGCAGCGGGTCGCGGGTGAAGCGGCTGTTGAAGATGTTCACGTCGCCCACGCTGGTGAAGAGGAGGCCGGTGCGGGCGTGGCGGGTTGGCAGCACGCAATCGAACATGTCGACGCCGTGATCGATGCAATGTAGCAAGTCTTCCGGTGTGCCGACGCCCATCAGGTAACGGGGATGGTTCGCGGGGAGCGCGGCGCAGCAGTGCGCAGCGATGTCGTACATCTGCGCGGGCGGTTCGCCGACCGAGAGCCCGCCGATCGCGTAGCCGTCGAAGCACGTTCGCTCGCTAGCGCTCGCTGGGACGAGAGACGAAGGACGAGGGACGAGCAGTTGCTCGATATACTCCGTGCGCAGTTGGGGGAACATGCCGCCTTGGACGATCGCGAAGAGGAGTGCTTCGGGCCGCGTGCGGGCCGCGAGGGAGCGCGTGGCCCAGCGCAGCGACAGCGCCATCGATTGGCGGGTTTCCGGTTCGGTGGCCGATGCGGCGAGGCATTCGTCGAGGACCATCATGATGTCGCTGCCGAGTGCTTCTTGGATCTGGATCGCCGATTCCGGCGTTAGATGGTGTTTGGCGCCGCCGTCGAGCGGCGACTGGAACGTGACGCCGTCGTCGGAGAGTTGCACTTTGATCGGCGGTCCGGCGCTCGGTCCGCGCGGCGCGGCGTGGCCGAGGCTGAAGATTTGGTAACCGCCGCTGTCGGTCAGGATCGGGCCGTCCCATCCCATGAAGCGATGCAGACCGCCGAGTTCGCGGATGAGTTCATGTCCGGGGCGCAGCATCAGGTGATACGTATTCCCGAGGATGATTTGGGCGCCGAGGGCTTGCAGTTCTTCCGGCGTCATGGCCTTCACGGTCGCGCGCGTCCCGACCGGCATGAAGATCGGCGTGTCGATGACGCCATGTGCCGTCGTGAGCCGACCGAGCCGCGCACGGGTGTTGGGAGGGGACTGTAGAACAGTAAAGTGCTGTGACATGAGAGGGCAGCTATTGTCAGTGACTGACCGGCGCCATGGTTCGGTATTCTTTCCCATTCAGCCGATACGTCACGTGGACGGCCTTGGCGCGTTTCGAGCCGGGCCATTTCTTGGTTGGCGGGAAATAGACGACGCCCGCGACTTTGAGGCCAGCGGGGAGTTTGTGGACCCGCATCATGTCGTCGATGACGAAGTTGCGCACGTCGTTGTCGTGCGCGGCACTGCCCGCCACGCCGGCGATCGCGCTGGTGCCGGCCACGGCGATCCCGGCGTAGACCAGTTCATCGACGTTGCCGATCGCGCCACCTAAGCCGAGCCCGGCGCCGATGATGCCGCCGATCGTCGCGGCGGTCTTCGCGCGGTTGCGGGCCAAGATTTCAAGGTCGCCGCGGGTCAACGATTGCACCGCGTACCCGGCATCGTTTTCGACGTATGCGGTGCAGCATTCGATCCGCGCGTCTGTTGTGCCGTTATTGCGCAGCGCGATGACGGCGGCGGTCCAGCCGCCCTTGGCTTTGATTGCGACGACGTCGAGCGCTACCGGCGCGCGCGCGATTGTTGCCACCGCGCGACTCTTGGCCAACGCCGGCGTGCTGCCGGCAATCAGGAGCAATGCGGCAATCAATATGTTTTTGCGGGTCATCCGAGCCTCCATGGCATGTTCATCTGTTACGGCACTAATTCAATCGAACTGATATCCGATAGATAGGGACCAATCATGGTTTGGAGTTCGATCCCTTCCGGCGTGCGCTGCGTCGGCGTGGCCAGATGCAGTGTGCCGGCGACCGCCACGCGGCGCCCTTCGAACCGCTTCACTTCATCGGCGGAACGCGTTCCCGTGGCGTCGTAATAGATGCCGAGCATCACGCCGACCTGGTGCGAGCAGAGGATTTGGACCGGGCCGGCGCCGCTGCGCCCCGATTGTTGCGGAGCCGATTCATGGCGCCGTTTCGTCACGTTGGTTCGCTCATAGACCCCTTCGACCCAGACGCGGCGTCCATCGAGGTGCTTGATCTCTTCGTAGGTTTGGCAGCAGCGCGGCATTTCGCGAGCCGGAATCACTGTGCGGGCCGCCGCAGGGAACGCGTTGAGGCCTGCGACGAAGCCGCAACAAGTG is part of the Deltaproteobacteria bacterium genome and encodes:
- the tgt gene encoding tRNA guanosine(34) transglycosylase Tgt encodes the protein MSQHFTVLQSPPNTRARLGRLTTAHGVIDTPIFMPVGTRATVKAMTPEELQALGAQIILGNTYHLMLRPGHELIRELGGLHRFMGWDGPILTDSGGYQIFSLGHAAPRGPSAGPPIKVQLSDDGVTFQSPLDGGAKHHLTPESAIQIQEALGSDIMMVLDECLAASATEPETRQSMALSLRWATRSLAARTRPEALLFAIVQGGMFPQLRTEYIEQLLVPRPSSLVPASASERTCFDGYAIGGLSVGEPPAQMYDIAAHCCAALPANHPRYLMGVGTPEDLLHCIDHGVDMFDCVLPTRHARTGLLFTSVGDVNIFNSRFTRDPLPLDPDCDCYTCRRYSRSYLHHLAQAKEILGARLNTIHNLHFYLRLLANARTAIAAGNFPDFKSTVLERRRTS
- the secD gene encoding protein translocase subunit SecD — translated: MSSGWKYKFWLVLASLCLGCYLLLPTLLGTEAKRDALEAAGEAVPWYFELLPRHGLKLGLDLQGGIYVELEVNLQDALRRKTDLFVNELSRQLEEQDKAFAPVSLTQTTPGQVEITFPSEAALAALESLRDKSRDYRRTCNLQRLDTPDTTTPDAPATQPKARLALSKEYLDTINDGVVAQATESVRNRINRYGVGEPDIRRQGADRIAIELPGLKDPDRALDLIKRTGQLELRLVHEVSSAAALKAQQDKLSVQIAEARKSQNIPNDDFRAETVAKLQEALRTDLPPNSQLAFELIRDRVTKKVMGGIPYLIEDRAHVTGDMLEDALVQVEQNEPKVAFTFNKTGAKIFGDLTKENVGHYLAILLDGTVMSAPVIRTAITGGSGIIELGSGDYDTKTQEARDLTLVLQEGALPATLTEATKTVVGPSLGADLIRQGFRATTVAALAVIIFMIIYYAWSGVLADFAVALNVLLLLAILALFDATLTLPGIAGIVLTIGMAVDANVLVHERVREELRAGRAPKVAVQLGYSNAKRAIIDANLTTLIAGIFLYQFGTGPIKGFAVTLCVGILTTLFTAVFATEAVYEYIFASRKVEKLSI
- the yajC gene encoding preprotein translocase subunit YajC encodes the protein MILTLAQQAAPTGGIAGMLLPMLLVFAVFYFLVVRPQQKQQRQLQSLIASLAQGDEIITRSGIHGRVTNIDNGTIQVEIAKNVHVKMNRDQVASIPSKTNKPVAA